CTATACTTGACTATGGAAATATATTCCCACTCCATAAATTGGTACGGACATAGAAAGTAAAAGTCTTAAATATCCACTAGCGCTAGTTATACAAACTAGAATGGTACTATAATCTAATGCCTATAGTTTTCCTGGAAGAGAGTCCAAGAACGCGACTATTTTCCCACACACTTACAATTGGAGATCCTTAAACGTCTATATATTTGATTATGAATACGTGATTCGCAGTCTAGAACGATACGAATTCCAACTCGCGCCAGCCACTGTTAGAATGGGTCAAAGGGTATCGAGGCTGACTGATAGACAGCTTACTTATTTACTCTGGGCATTCTACGGATAGTATATTCAATAGAAAACAGATATCCTCTATTTCATAGGGCCTGCTCGGAGAATTAGTGGAAACATCTCCAATCTATAGAATAGTCGAGACTATAGtcattatttataaatgaatatATTAGGTGAGTATTGGGTCATATGTCTAGTAAGTTATAAAAGTAGTCTGAATGGCCCAAAGTGAGCGTTTTGTAAAACATCTATAATTAGACACAGAGCAATTAATTAACAGTCTCAAACCCCGATGGCTCAACCATAAAATTACCAACTTTTTACTAAAGTGAACCTATTTTATGATCAATGTGTTGAATCTAAAGGTGATTTGTGTGCTAGGCGTGTAGCCCATGGAGGAACAAGAGTGTACCCAATAATGACATCCTAAAAATATTAGGATAAATCTgtgaaatttataaattattTTCATCGCTCTTTATTGTGGGAATGGTTTTTAGGTCGGTTATGTCTGTATTTCAGTAGACACTGCGACATCACCATGGGAAGTACTGTGTAAGTATTTTAGAGGGGAATTTAATGCACAGAACTCTATGTGTTGTGAATAGATTTATATATTGTACTGTTTGGTGTATTGGTGTATAATATCACCTGGACCGCAAACCTAAACCACAGGATCACTCATTTAGACAGTTGAACGAACAAAATGAACATGCTTCGTATAAACACGATCTTGTATTTATTTGCAAGCTTGTGTTTACTTTATGTTAACTGTGAAGATGAACCAGGTGTGACTGAGAAGGAACAAGTACAGCCAAAGACAGTAACCACGGAACCCGAGCCCGCAAATGAACACACTAAACCAGTAAAGAAGGTTTCAGTAACAGAAATAAGCTTTGATAGCTTAGTAGATGATTTGGTATGGTGTGGTCCAGATCATACGACCGTTTTGCTAAAAACTTCGTCAGGTAGATTATATCGTTCCACAAACTCGGGGAAACAATGGAATGAGGTTACAAATCTGCTGTCTGGAACTACAAGATCCGAGTCGTTTCATGTAGACTCTTTGATGGTTTGTGAAACTGATAAAAATGTCCTGGTTGTTCTCGGTGATGGAAACCTTCATTTCATTTCTTCAGATGCTGGTAAGAACTTTAGACCCCTTGGGTTTACTGGTCCAGTCAATATGTGGACATTTCATCCAACAAAAGCTTCATGGGCTTTATTGAGCACATGGGAGGGTAACTGTTTATCAACTAATTCAGGCGAGGATTGCACACATTCTCTATTTATAACGAAGGATTTGGGTCGTACATTTAGTAGAGTTAGCAGATATGTTGCACAGTTTAGTTGGGGAGATGTACAACATAAGAGCGAAGACCGCATCTACTTTAGTAGGTATCACATGGAAAGTGGTGATCAACCAAAGCAAGATGGATGGAATGATTCCATATCATTTAGATATACCGATGATTTCGGAGAAACTACCCATGTCCTAGTTAAAGGTGGAAATAAGTTCTTGATTTCTGGTGGGTATATTTTTGTTGCCCAAGTGATTGACACAGCTAGACAAACAGTAAATCTCTTTGTTAGTACAGATAACGGTTTAACTTTCAATAAGGCAATTCTACCTACTGAACTTGAGGAAAGAAGCTATACTATTTTGGATACATCTGAAGGAGCTGTTATTATTCATGTTAGTCATACATATGAAGGAAATGACGTTGAAGTTGGTAATGTATACATCTCCGATGCTAGTGGACTGAAATATACGCTTTCTCTCCCAAACAATATTAGGGCTGCCTCTGGAGAATGTGAATTTGATAAAGTTTATTCTCTTGAAGGTGTATATATTGCAAACTTTAGGGATGATTCCGGTGGTATACTCAACCCTAAagataaatttaaaagtCCCTCGGGCAACATGACGCaaattgataaaaagaagaaaggAGGACATCATAATAAGGTGGAACAAAATATAAGGACGGTCATCTCATTCAATAAGGGAGCAGAGTGGAATTACCTGACTCCACCCAAATTAGATTCCAATGGAAGAGCTTATAATTGTGATCAAGGAAAATGTTTCCTTCATTTACACGGTATAACACAGTTCAGAAATTTTGCTCCCTTCTACTCGGTTGAAAACGCCGTTGGACTCGTTCTGGCGACTGGAAATGTAGGAGATAGACTTAGCTTTGAGCCCTCAGAAGTAAATACATTCTTGTCCAGAGATGGTGGTTTAACATGGACTGAAGTACACAAGGGTGCCTTCATCTATGAGTTTGGTGATCATGGCGGTTTGATAGTTATGGCTGAAGACCAGCGTAAAACTCGTGAGGTAGTTTTCAGCTGGAATGAAGGAGCAAACTGGTTTGACTTTTCATTGAGTAAGCATGAACTAAGTGTAAACAATGTAGTCATTGAGCCTACTGCTTCATCCCTAGAATTTTTGTTATACGGAAATAGAAATGGTATCGGTGTTATATTTCACCTTGATTTTGCGGCACTTGGTCAACCTCCATGTAAAGGTATTTGGGCTATTGATTCGTCTTCTAGCGATTACGAAACATGGACACCAACTGATAAGTTGGGTAACGAATGCTTATTGGGTAAAAAGGTCACATACAAACGCAGAAAACAATCCTCTGAGTGCTTCAACGGAAAAGACTTCAAGAAAAGTATTGACAGACAGGTTTGCAGCTGTACAAGGCAAGACTATGAATGTGAAGTTGGATTCACTAGGAGTGTCGGAAGTGACGTTTGTAAAATCGATGGAACCTATCTTATGCGTGAAGGATGTACCAGTTCTAGTTTCTTCTATACGAACGCATATAGAAAGGTTCCAGGAGACGTGTGTGTTGGAGGTTGGATACCAGAGCTTGTTGCTGTTCCATGTCCTCCTCACTCTCCGCTTTCTAAAGGGTCAAAGGCTGTTTTAACTTTTATACTCTTATTAGCATTCGTCATGATGACGGTTGTTTACATT
This region of Theileria equi strain WA chromosome 1, complete sequence genomic DNA includes:
- a CDS encoding sortilin, putative (encoded by transcript BEWA_034620A): MNMLRINTILYLFASLCLLYVNCEDEPGVTEKEQVQPKTVTTEPEPANEHTKPVKKVSVTEISFDSLVDDLVWCGPDHTTVLLKTSSGRLYRSTNSGKQWNEVTNLLSGTTRSESFHVDSLMVCETDKNVLVVLGDGNLHFISSDAGKNFRPLGFTGPVNMWTFHPTKASWALLSTWEGNCLSTNSGEDCTHSLFITKDLGRTFSRVSRYVAQFSWGDVQHKSEDRIYFSRYHMESGDQPKQDGWNDSISFRYTDDFGETTHVLVKGGNKFLISGGYIFVAQVIDTARQTVNLFVSTDNGLTFNKAILPTELEERSYTILDTSEGAVIIHVSHTYEGNDVEVGNVYISDASGLKYTLSLPNNIRAASGECEFDKVYSLEGVYIANFRDDSGGILNPKDKFKSPSGNMTQIDKKKKGGHHNKVEQNIRTVISFNKGAEWNYLTPPKLDSNGRAYNCDQGKCFLHLHGITQFRNFAPFYSVENAVGLVLATGNVGDRLSFEPSEVNTFLSRDGGLTWTEVHKGAFIYEFGDHGGLIVMAEDQRKTREVVFSWNEGANWFDFSLSKHELSVNNVVIEPTASSLEFLLYGNRNGIGVIFHLDFAALGQPPCKGIWAIDSSSSDYETWTPTDKLGNECLLGKKVTYKRRKQSSECFNGKDFKKSIDRQVCSCTRQDYECEVGFTRSVGSDVCKIDGTYLMREGCTSSSFFYTNAYRKVPGDVCVGGWIPELVAVPCPPHSPLSKGSKAVLTFILLLAFVMMTVVYISQNERLKHVFHNYGFKTYEYVPYSPLNSKNSQKGAYNLGGRFEPELGFIDAEQEHEEAPTLLNYLGDNSHSTSSHRNGQKNDNKTIELL